A genomic region of Ochotona princeps isolate mOchPri1 chromosome 17, mOchPri1.hap1, whole genome shotgun sequence contains the following coding sequences:
- the TUBD1 gene encoding tubulin delta chain isoform X2: MLLKPTAVLHLTPTPFRILKTASGDLLVTKRNCSLFPVARAVLIDMEPKVINQTLSKAAQSGRWKYGQHACFCQKQGSGNNWAFGYSVHGPRHQESIMNLIQKEVEKCDSLSGFFIIMSMAGGTGSGLGTFITQNLQDQFSNSLRMNQIIWPYGTGEVIVQNYNSILTLSHLYRSSDALLVHENDAIHKICAKLMNIKQISFRDINQVLAHQLGSVFQPTYSAEGSSHYRRNPLGDLMENLVPHPEFKMLSVRNIPQMSENSLAYSAFTWAGLLKHLRQMLISNAKMEEGINWQVRPPLSRLPPLDKAFISQELHFNTSIANLLILRGKEVHTADPGGFKEPALYTSWLKPVNAFHVWKTQRGFRKYEKSAALVSNSQFLVKPLDRIVGRAWNMFASKAYIHQYMKFGVEEEDFLDSFTLLEQVIASYRSL; the protein is encoded by the exons ATGCTGCTTAAACCAACTGCAGTCCTGCATCTGACCCCGACCCCATTTCGAATTCTGAAAACAGCTTCTGGTGACCTCCTAGTTACCAAAAGGAACTGCTCTTTGT TTCCAGTTGCCCGGGCTGTACTCATTGACATGGAACCTAAAGTTATTAATCAAACACTGTCAAAGGCTGCTCAGTCGGGTCGATGGAAGTATGGTCAGCATGCGTGCTTCTGTCAAAAACAAGGTTCAGGAAACAACTGGGCATTTGG TTACTCTGTTCATGGACCCAGGCATCAAGAATCAATAATGAATTTGATCCAGAAGGAAGTGGAGAAATGTGACTCTTTGAGTGGCTTTTTCATCATAATGAGTATGGCTGGGGGCACAGGATCAGGACTTGGAACCTTCATTACACAGAATTTACAAGATCAATTCTCAAACTCTTTGAGAATGAATCAGATTATATGGCCTTATGGAACTGGTGAG GTGATTGTTCAGAACTACAACTCCATCTTGACCCTGTCCCACCTGTACCGATCTTCAGACGCCCTCCTTGTTCATGAGAACGATGCCATCCATAAGATCTGTGCCAAGCTCATGAATATCAAGCAGATCTCCTTCCGTGACATAAACCAAGTCCTTGCGCACCAGCTGGGGAGTGTGTTCCAGCCCACCTACTCTGCCGAAGGCTCATCTCACTACAGAAGAAATCCTCTAG gaGACTTAATGGAGAATTTAGTGCCCCATCCTGAATTCAAAATGCTGAGTGTTCGCAACATTCCTCAAATGTCAGAGAATTCATTGGCATACAGTGCGTTTACTTGGGCCGGTCTCCTCAAGCATCTGAGACAAATGCTAATTTCTAATGCAAAAATGGAAGAAG GTATTAACTGGCAAGTACGACCTCCTTTGTCAAGACTTCCTCCCCTGGACAAAGCGTTCATCAGCCAGGAGCTGCACTTCAACACTTCCATTGCTAACCTGCTCATCCTTCGTGGAAAAGAAGTGCACACTGCAGATCCGG GGGGATTTAAAGAGCCAGCTCTTTACACATCCTGGTTAAAGCCTGTGAATGCCTTCcacgtgtggaagacccagcgaGGCTTTAGAAAATACGAGAAGTCTGCAGCATTGGTCAGCAACAGCCAGTTCTTAGTAAAACCTCTCGACAGGATTGTTGGCAGAGCGTGGAATATGTTTGCTTCAAA AGCCTACATTCACCAGTACATGAAGTTTGGAGTTGAAGAGGAGGACTTTTTGGACAGCTTCACATTACTAGAGCAGGTGATTGCCAGCTACCGCAGCCTCTGA
- the TUBD1 gene encoding tubulin delta chain isoform X1 — protein MSVVTLQLGQCGNQIGFEVFDTLFSDSHGSQIFCSKKENEAYLASCMERFFREEEDGVPVARAVLIDMEPKVINQTLSKAAQSGRWKYGQHACFCQKQGSGNNWAFGYSVHGPRHQESIMNLIQKEVEKCDSLSGFFIIMSMAGGTGSGLGTFITQNLQDQFSNSLRMNQIIWPYGTGEVIVQNYNSILTLSHLYRSSDALLVHENDAIHKICAKLMNIKQISFRDINQVLAHQLGSVFQPTYSAEGSSHYRRNPLGDLMENLVPHPEFKMLSVRNIPQMSENSLAYSAFTWAGLLKHLRQMLISNAKMEEGINWQVRPPLSRLPPLDKAFISQELHFNTSIANLLILRGKEVHTADPGGFKEPALYTSWLKPVNAFHVWKTQRGFRKYEKSAALVSNSQFLVKPLDRIVGRAWNMFASKAYIHQYMKFGVEEEDFLDSFTLLEQVIASYRSL, from the exons ATGTCCGTGGTAACACTGCAGCTTGGCCAGTGCGGCAATCAGATTGGTTTTGAGGTGTTCGACACTTTGTTCAGTGACTCACACGGTTCCCAGATATTCTGCTCTAAGAAAGAGAATGAGGCCTATCTAGCTTCATGCATGGAAAGATTCttcagggaggaggaggatggcg TTCCAGTTGCCCGGGCTGTACTCATTGACATGGAACCTAAAGTTATTAATCAAACACTGTCAAAGGCTGCTCAGTCGGGTCGATGGAAGTATGGTCAGCATGCGTGCTTCTGTCAAAAACAAGGTTCAGGAAACAACTGGGCATTTGG TTACTCTGTTCATGGACCCAGGCATCAAGAATCAATAATGAATTTGATCCAGAAGGAAGTGGAGAAATGTGACTCTTTGAGTGGCTTTTTCATCATAATGAGTATGGCTGGGGGCACAGGATCAGGACTTGGAACCTTCATTACACAGAATTTACAAGATCAATTCTCAAACTCTTTGAGAATGAATCAGATTATATGGCCTTATGGAACTGGTGAG GTGATTGTTCAGAACTACAACTCCATCTTGACCCTGTCCCACCTGTACCGATCTTCAGACGCCCTCCTTGTTCATGAGAACGATGCCATCCATAAGATCTGTGCCAAGCTCATGAATATCAAGCAGATCTCCTTCCGTGACATAAACCAAGTCCTTGCGCACCAGCTGGGGAGTGTGTTCCAGCCCACCTACTCTGCCGAAGGCTCATCTCACTACAGAAGAAATCCTCTAG gaGACTTAATGGAGAATTTAGTGCCCCATCCTGAATTCAAAATGCTGAGTGTTCGCAACATTCCTCAAATGTCAGAGAATTCATTGGCATACAGTGCGTTTACTTGGGCCGGTCTCCTCAAGCATCTGAGACAAATGCTAATTTCTAATGCAAAAATGGAAGAAG GTATTAACTGGCAAGTACGACCTCCTTTGTCAAGACTTCCTCCCCTGGACAAAGCGTTCATCAGCCAGGAGCTGCACTTCAACACTTCCATTGCTAACCTGCTCATCCTTCGTGGAAAAGAAGTGCACACTGCAGATCCGG GGGGATTTAAAGAGCCAGCTCTTTACACATCCTGGTTAAAGCCTGTGAATGCCTTCcacgtgtggaagacccagcgaGGCTTTAGAAAATACGAGAAGTCTGCAGCATTGGTCAGCAACAGCCAGTTCTTAGTAAAACCTCTCGACAGGATTGTTGGCAGAGCGTGGAATATGTTTGCTTCAAA AGCCTACATTCACCAGTACATGAAGTTTGGAGTTGAAGAGGAGGACTTTTTGGACAGCTTCACATTACTAGAGCAGGTGATTGCCAGCTACCGCAGCCTCTGA
- the TUBD1 gene encoding tubulin delta chain isoform X3, producing MRMVRRWSLLKFERDRNLPVARAVLIDMEPKVINQTLSKAAQSGRWKYGQHACFCQKQGSGNNWAFGYSVHGPRHQESIMNLIQKEVEKCDSLSGFFIIMSMAGGTGSGLGTFITQNLQDQFSNSLRMNQIIWPYGTGEVIVQNYNSILTLSHLYRSSDALLVHENDAIHKICAKLMNIKQISFRDINQVLAHQLGSVFQPTYSAEGSSHYRRNPLGDLMENLVPHPEFKMLSVRNIPQMSENSLAYSAFTWAGLLKHLRQMLISNAKMEEGINWQVRPPLSRLPPLDKAFISQELHFNTSIANLLILRGKEVHTADPGGFKEPALYTSWLKPVNAFHVWKTQRGFRKYEKSAALVSNSQFLVKPLDRIVGRAWNMFASKAYIHQYMKFGVEEEDFLDSFTLLEQVIASYRSL from the exons ATGCGCATGGTGAGGAGGTGGAGCCTCTTGAAGTTTGAACGGGACCGGAACC TTCCAGTTGCCCGGGCTGTACTCATTGACATGGAACCTAAAGTTATTAATCAAACACTGTCAAAGGCTGCTCAGTCGGGTCGATGGAAGTATGGTCAGCATGCGTGCTTCTGTCAAAAACAAGGTTCAGGAAACAACTGGGCATTTGG TTACTCTGTTCATGGACCCAGGCATCAAGAATCAATAATGAATTTGATCCAGAAGGAAGTGGAGAAATGTGACTCTTTGAGTGGCTTTTTCATCATAATGAGTATGGCTGGGGGCACAGGATCAGGACTTGGAACCTTCATTACACAGAATTTACAAGATCAATTCTCAAACTCTTTGAGAATGAATCAGATTATATGGCCTTATGGAACTGGTGAG GTGATTGTTCAGAACTACAACTCCATCTTGACCCTGTCCCACCTGTACCGATCTTCAGACGCCCTCCTTGTTCATGAGAACGATGCCATCCATAAGATCTGTGCCAAGCTCATGAATATCAAGCAGATCTCCTTCCGTGACATAAACCAAGTCCTTGCGCACCAGCTGGGGAGTGTGTTCCAGCCCACCTACTCTGCCGAAGGCTCATCTCACTACAGAAGAAATCCTCTAG gaGACTTAATGGAGAATTTAGTGCCCCATCCTGAATTCAAAATGCTGAGTGTTCGCAACATTCCTCAAATGTCAGAGAATTCATTGGCATACAGTGCGTTTACTTGGGCCGGTCTCCTCAAGCATCTGAGACAAATGCTAATTTCTAATGCAAAAATGGAAGAAG GTATTAACTGGCAAGTACGACCTCCTTTGTCAAGACTTCCTCCCCTGGACAAAGCGTTCATCAGCCAGGAGCTGCACTTCAACACTTCCATTGCTAACCTGCTCATCCTTCGTGGAAAAGAAGTGCACACTGCAGATCCGG GGGGATTTAAAGAGCCAGCTCTTTACACATCCTGGTTAAAGCCTGTGAATGCCTTCcacgtgtggaagacccagcgaGGCTTTAGAAAATACGAGAAGTCTGCAGCATTGGTCAGCAACAGCCAGTTCTTAGTAAAACCTCTCGACAGGATTGTTGGCAGAGCGTGGAATATGTTTGCTTCAAA AGCCTACATTCACCAGTACATGAAGTTTGGAGTTGAAGAGGAGGACTTTTTGGACAGCTTCACATTACTAGAGCAGGTGATTGCCAGCTACCGCAGCCTCTGA